One Glycine max cultivar Williams 82 chromosome 3, Glycine_max_v4.0, whole genome shotgun sequence DNA window includes the following coding sequences:
- the LOC100787007 gene encoding uncharacterized protein LOC100787007, whose protein sequence is MEFEDRFRHQAQRPKYDCLLFDLDDTLYPLKSGLAKSCLQNIKDYMVEKLGIHPSKIDDLSNLLYKNYGTTMAGLRAIGYDFDYDEYHSFVHGRLPYENLKPDQVLRNLLLSLPYRKLIFTNADKVHAAKALNRLGLEDCFEGIICFETLNPIHKSIVSDDEDDIEFVGSRTTNPTTTCNGSGTSQIFDIIGHFAQLNPSAVLPKTPIVCKPSENAIELALNIANLNPQRTLFFEDSTRNIQAGKRVGLHTVLVGTSQRCKGADYALESIHNLREAVPELWEADIKSEAAYPGKLAVETSVTA, encoded by the exons ATGGAGTTCGAGGACCGCTTCAGACACCAGGCTCAGAGACCAAAATATGACTGCCTTCTTTTTG ATTTAGATGACACTTTGTATCCCCTCAAATCTGGTCTTGCAAAATCATGTCTCCAAAATATTAAAG ACTACATGGTTGAGAAGCTTGGCATACACCCTAGCAAAATTGATGACTTGTCCAACCTCCTTTACAAGAATTATGGAACAACTATGGCTGGTCTAAGG GCAATTGGATATGACTTTGACTATGATGAATATCACAG TTTTGTTCATGGAAGATTACCTTATGAGAACCTAAAACCAGACCAAGTTCTGAGGAACCTGTTGCTGAGCCTACCCTATAGAAAACTT ATCTTCACAAACGCAGACAAAGTTCACGCGGCGAAGGCGCTTAACAGGCTTGGATTAGAAGACTGCTTTGAAGGAATCATATGCTTTGAGACCCTTAATCCCATCCACAAGAGCATTGTttctgatgatgaagatgacatTGAGTTTGTAGGTTCAAGAACCACCAATCCAACCACCACTTGTAATGGTTCAGGCACCTCTCAAATCTTTGACATCATAGGGCATTTTGCTCAGCTCAATCCCAGTGCAGTCTTGCCAAAGACACCAATTGTTTGCAAGCCATCAGAAAATGCCATTGAACTGGCCCTCAATATAGCCAATCTTAACCCACAGAGAACT TTGTTCTTCGAGGACAGTACCCGCAACATACAAGCTGGAAAACGTGTGGGGCTTCACACTGTGCTG GTTGGTACATCACAAAGATGTAAAGGTGCAGATTATGCTTTGGAAAGCATTCACAACCTTAGGGAGGCTGTGCCTGAACTATGGGAGGCTGATATAAAATCAGAAGCTGCATACCCTGGAAAGCTAGCTGTGGAGACATCAGTCACAGCTTGA
- the LOC102669910 gene encoding protein MAIN-LIKE 1-like: MVRTRGLGRSLGHVTGKGVGRGDRDDSDDAPQRQRPTASARRQRVLVTAAHDEPVVPALDVEADVFPDDPMAPADVEDTGANIPTDTGAQTAEDEHEGFSGGPSDPSVLTQYADHVACSVWKGEERPELKLSSHGKKVHSLGMPVPAIEGLVAGTGLSPLIACSVDTGDRGLLSSFVEQWHRETSSFHLPVGKLTIMLEDVSSLLHLPVVGDLHAFQPLHVDDAVQMLVDLLMVSTEAARTETGQCRGPYVCLQWVRDIYERRCQAGHWTVEAHTYLSHLLGCTHFANKSATNVHVVYLEALRDLSQTGMYAWGVTALVHMYNQLNDASISNSRQLDGYITLLQCWIYGHFPSIVESTADQDYDEDSPCACRWIATKKTVKNILTSVYRECLDRLRISDGLVAVYYRTKRVMRQFGYT; the protein is encoded by the exons ATGGTTAGGACCAGAGGATTAGGTCGTTCCTTAGGTCACGTTACTGGAAAGGGTGTGGGCCGAGGAGATCgtgatgattctgatgatgcTCCGCAGCGTCAACGGCCTACCGCATCCGCACGGAGGCAGCGAGTACTTGTGACTGCAGCTCACGATGAGCCAGTGGTCCCTGCGCTAGATGTAGAGGCTGACGTATTTCCGGATGACCCGATGGCACCAGCTGATGTAGAGGACACTGGGGCAAACATTCCTACAGACACAGGCGCGCAGACTGCTGAGGATGAGCATGAGGGATTTTCGGGTGGTCCAAGCGACCCATCCGTGCTGACCCAGTATGCGGATCACGTTGCTTGCAGCGTATGGAAGGGAGAG GAGCGTCCTGAGTTGAAGTTATCCTCTCACGGGAAGAAGGTCCATAGTTTAGGCATGCCTGTCCCTGCCATTGAGGGACTAGTTGCTGGGACAGGACTAAGTCCTCTGATCGCGTGTTCGGTAGACACTGGCGATCGGGGACTTTTGTCCTCGTTTGTCGAGCAGTGGCACCGGGAGACGTCTAGTTTCCATCTCCCTGTGGGAAAGCTGACGATCATGCTGGAAGACGTCTCCTCGCTTTTGCATCTGCCCGTGGTTGGCGACTTGCACGCGTTTCAGCCCTTGCACGTGGATGATGCAGTTCAGATGCTGGTGGACTTATTGATGGTCTCTACAGAGGCTGCCAGGACTGAGACAGGGCAGTGTCGTGGACCGTACGTATGCCTGCAATGGGTACGTGATATCTACGAGCGCCGATGCCAAGCAGGTCATTGGACAGTTGAGGCTCACACATATCTTTCTCATCTTCTAGGTTGCACTcattttgctaacaagagtgcaaccaatgtgcatgttgtgtatttgGAGGCCCTTCGTGACCTCAGTCAGACCGGGATGTACGCTTGGGGAGTCACTGCTCTGGTGCATATGTACAACCAGCTGAACGATGCCTCTATCAGCAACAGCCGACAGCTTGACGGTTACATCACACTGCTGCAG TGCTGGATATATGGGCACTTTCCCTCAATCGTGGAGTCCACTGCTGATCAGGACTACGATGAGGATTCACCGTGTGCCTGTAGGTGGATTGCGACGAAGAAGACCGTGAAAAACATACTTACATCGGTGTACAGGGAGTGCTTGGACCGACTCCGGATTTCGGAT GGGCTTGTTGCTGTTTATTACCGAACAAAGAGGGTTATGCGGCAGTTTGGATACACCTAG